One segment of Candidatus Ozemobacteraceae bacterium DNA contains the following:
- the pncA gene encoding bifunctional nicotinamidase/pyrazinamidase: MRGLILVDLQNDFMPGGALAVAGGDETVQVANQVIPAFEFVVATQDWHPADHGSFAASHPGRKPGEIIKLAGLQQILWPAHCVQNTPGAAFHQDLDPRVNRNVVRKGTIRDVDSYSGFFDNGGRHDTGLADLLRRHGVSDLFVMGLATDYCVKFTVLDACRLGFRVSVIEAGCRAVNLTPEDGEQALREMERAGARRLPLSDPALQKRIPQL, translated from the coding sequence ATGAGGGGATTGATTCTGGTGGATCTGCAGAATGATTTCATGCCGGGCGGGGCCCTGGCGGTCGCCGGGGGCGACGAGACGGTGCAGGTTGCGAACCAGGTGATACCGGCATTCGAGTTCGTCGTCGCGACGCAAGACTGGCACCCGGCCGATCACGGAAGTTTCGCCGCATCGCATCCGGGCCGAAAACCCGGAGAGATCATCAAGCTTGCCGGGCTTCAGCAGATTCTCTGGCCGGCCCACTGCGTGCAGAACACGCCAGGAGCGGCGTTTCATCAGGACCTCGATCCGCGCGTCAACCGGAATGTCGTCCGGAAGGGAACGATCCGGGACGTCGATTCCTACAGCGGGTTCTTCGACAACGGCGGCCGCCACGACACCGGACTTGCGGATCTTCTCCGGCGGCATGGGGTGAGCGATCTGTTCGTCATGGGTCTCGCGACGGATTACTGCGTGAAATTCACGGTTCTCGACGCCTGCCGGCTCGGATTCCGAGTCAGCGTCATCGAGGCGGGTTGCCGCGCCGTCAATCTGACCCCCGAAGACGGGGAGCAGGCCCTCCGAGAGATGGAGCGCGCAGGAGCCCGGCGGCTCCCCCTCTCAGATCCGGCGCTTCAAAAACGTATTCCGCAGTTATAG
- a CDS encoding nicotinate phosphoribosyltransferase: MTEHTGLYKPSLALLTDLYELTMAYSYWKSGTADKEAVFTLFFRENPFHGGFAIACGIQPALDFLAKFHFDDEDIAYLWSLKGNDGQSLFEKGFLDFLSGLRFACDVEAVREGTVVFAQEPLIRVKGPIMHAQLVETALLTIINFQTLIATKAARICHATRGEQVLEFGLRRAHGIDGGLAASRAAYVGGCHATSNVLAGRLYGIPVRGTHAHSWIMSFDSELEAFDAYADALPNNCVFLVDTYDTLEGVKNAAIVGTRLKERGHKLVGIRLDSGDLAYLSREARRILDEAGFIDAAIFASNDLDEHIIASLKEQGAAIAVWGVGTKLVTAFDQPALGGVYKLTSVKRPGEEWKHPIKLSEQHIKITTPGHLQVRRFRRSGECSADLIFDELTGCPAEPVMVDPLDQTRRRKLGSDLTAEDLLQPAFRRGHPVFEHEPLEAARKRTYDQLAGFHGGIKRFVNPHRYPVGLELGLHEMKTTLILKARGFAK; this comes from the coding sequence ATGACCGAGCATACCGGGCTGTACAAACCTTCGCTTGCCCTGCTGACCGATCTGTATGAACTGACGATGGCCTATTCCTACTGGAAGTCGGGAACGGCGGACAAGGAGGCGGTCTTCACGCTGTTTTTCCGGGAAAACCCGTTTCACGGCGGTTTTGCGATCGCGTGCGGCATCCAGCCGGCGCTCGATTTTCTCGCGAAGTTTCATTTCGACGACGAGGACATCGCGTATCTCTGGTCGCTGAAAGGCAACGACGGCCAGTCTTTGTTCGAAAAGGGGTTCCTGGATTTTCTGTCCGGCCTGCGATTCGCCTGCGATGTCGAAGCCGTCCGGGAGGGCACGGTCGTCTTCGCCCAGGAGCCGCTGATCAGGGTAAAAGGGCCGATCATGCATGCCCAGCTCGTCGAAACGGCGCTGCTCACGATCATCAATTTCCAGACGCTTATCGCCACCAAGGCCGCCAGAATCTGTCATGCGACGCGTGGCGAGCAGGTGCTCGAGTTCGGCCTACGGCGGGCCCACGGCATCGACGGCGGTCTTGCAGCAAGCCGGGCGGCATATGTCGGCGGCTGTCATGCAACATCGAATGTGCTGGCGGGCAGGCTGTACGGCATTCCCGTTCGCGGGACGCACGCGCACAGCTGGATCATGTCGTTCGACTCCGAGCTCGAAGCGTTCGACGCCTACGCGGACGCGCTTCCCAACAACTGCGTGTTTCTCGTCGACACCTACGACACGCTCGAAGGGGTCAAAAACGCCGCGATCGTCGGCACACGCCTGAAGGAGCGCGGGCACAAACTTGTCGGCATCCGCCTCGACTCGGGCGATCTTGCCTATCTCAGTCGCGAAGCCAGGCGCATTCTCGACGAGGCCGGATTCATAGACGCAGCTATATTTGCCAGCAACGATCTCGACGAGCACATCATCGCGAGCCTCAAGGAGCAGGGCGCCGCCATCGCCGTCTGGGGGGTCGGCACAAAGCTCGTGACGGCATTCGACCAGCCGGCCCTGGGCGGCGTCTACAAGCTGACGTCGGTCAAGCGGCCGGGCGAGGAGTGGAAGCACCCGATCAAGCTTTCCGAGCAGCACATCAAGATCACCACGCCGGGCCATCTCCAGGTGCGAAGATTCAGGCGTTCGGGCGAGTGCTCCGCCGATCTCATTTTCGACGAACTGACGGGCTGTCCGGCCGAACCGGTCATGGTCGACCCCCTCGATCAGACCCGGAGACGGAAACTCGGAAGCGATCTGACGGCCGAAGATCTGCTGCAACCGGCCTTCCGGAGGGGGCACCCCGTCTTCGAGCACGAGCCACTCGAAGCGGCACGAAAGCGGACCTACGATCAGCTTGCCGGGTTCCATGGCGGCATCAAGCGCTTCGTGAACCCGCATCGGTATCCCGTCGGCCTCGAACTGGGGCTGCACGAGATGAAGACGACCCTGATCCTGAAGGCCCGCGGCTTCGCAAAATAG
- a CDS encoding aminotransferase class I/II-fold pyridoxal phosphate-dependent enzyme, with amino-acid sequence MKIRPFALERYFARYEFSTPWLLCSSDCESMTVGDLLALDPGAEERLSALWLGYTESLGHPDLRQAIASLYERIPADQILVHAGAEEAIFTFMNVALEPGDQLIVHAPYYQSLGEVARSIGAQVTEWPGDPAGSWELDIEVLKRSITDRTRVVAINAPHNPTGFVPSQAFLEELSALSEQHGFIVFSDEVYRGLEHGCPTLPAFADINPRAVSLGVMSKTYGLPGLRIGWLATRNDALFREIAAFKDYTTICSSAPAEFLATLALRHRKPIVERNLRIIRHNLDLLDTFFGRHPDLFRWRRPKAGPIAFPALLRGSVAEFCEDLVRKAGVLLLPGSLYGPIYNAFRIGFGRKNLPDALDRLKKHLETSIGT; translated from the coding sequence ATGAAGATCCGCCCATTCGCACTCGAGCGTTACTTTGCGCGATACGAGTTTTCGACCCCCTGGCTGCTCTGTTCGTCTGACTGCGAGAGCATGACGGTCGGCGACCTGCTGGCGCTCGACCCCGGCGCGGAGGAACGGCTTTCCGCGCTCTGGCTCGGGTATACGGAAAGCCTCGGGCATCCCGATCTCAGGCAAGCGATCGCTTCGCTCTACGAACGCATCCCAGCCGACCAGATTCTTGTTCACGCCGGCGCGGAGGAAGCGATCTTCACGTTCATGAACGTCGCTCTCGAGCCGGGTGACCAGCTCATCGTGCATGCCCCGTATTACCAGTCGCTCGGGGAAGTGGCTCGCAGTATCGGCGCACAGGTGACCGAGTGGCCTGGCGATCCTGCAGGAAGCTGGGAACTGGACATCGAGGTACTCAAACGCTCTATCACCGACCGGACGCGTGTCGTGGCAATCAATGCTCCCCACAACCCGACAGGTTTCGTTCCGTCACAAGCGTTTCTCGAGGAACTCTCGGCGCTCTCGGAACAGCACGGATTCATCGTCTTCTCCGACGAGGTGTACCGCGGGCTCGAACATGGCTGCCCCACCCTCCCGGCGTTCGCCGACATCAACCCTCGCGCCGTTTCCCTCGGCGTCATGTCGAAGACCTACGGTCTCCCCGGGCTTCGGATCGGCTGGCTCGCAACGCGAAACGACGCCCTGTTCCGCGAGATTGCCGCGTTCAAGGACTACACCACGATCTGTTCCAGCGCTCCTGCGGAGTTTCTCGCGACGCTCGCGCTGCGCCACAGAAAGCCGATCGTCGAGCGCAACCTGAGAATCATCCGCCACAATCTCGATCTGCTCGACACGTTTTTCGGCAGACACCCTGATCTCTTCCGCTGGCGAAGGCCGAAAGCCGGGCCCATCGCATTTCCAGCCCTGCTCCGGGGATCCGTCGCCGAGTTCTGCGAGGATCTCGTCCGGAAAGCAGGCGTTCTGCTCCTCCCGGGAAGTCTGTACGGCCCGATATACAATGCGTTTCGGATCGGTTTCGGCCGGAAGAATCTTCCCGACGCTCTCGACCGTCTGAAGAAGCATCTCGAGACATCAATCGGAACCTGA
- a CDS encoding ABC-F family ATP-binding cassette domain-containing protein, with amino-acid sequence MQHSDMSLQIRNLSKSFSVRTLFRNVTFVVNPGERIALVGHNGSGKSTLMRIIRGVETADDGAVTRPRETRVGYLPQEIFLENDPEWGEAGVDATLWTLAAQAFSGLQQIRDEIAVVEERISAGDISAAIHDRHHSLLARFDRAGGYTWQARTIRILKGLGFPEERFHDPLKTFSGGWQMRAYFARLLLSEPDYLLLDEPTNYLDISSIAFLEEYLASYPGGILMVSHDRYFLDKLADSVVALMPEGARTWRGNYTDFLEAREQWAREAAAAQDRQDRERKRVQDFIERFRYKASKASQVQSRIKQLEKIDRIDQARAAPKLDFDFPPCPESGELVAKAEKIGRRYGDHVVLEGLDFTIRRGDRLAIIGENGAGKTTLMRILAGQDAAHAGRVEWGYKVRFGYFAQDEEISFEPEETIWNRMLRDAPFDMVPQLRSLLGVFLFSGDDVEKPVRVLSGGEKSRLGLARLMLRPCNLLMLDEPTNHLDISSREALLEALDAFPGTLIIVSHDRFFLDCLATRILAIRDGKAFLYEGNYSQYLWSMSHRMAERETVAPLGGTAATESDSGKDDAREAWKERKRQTNQRQRWERELREVEDAINALETRQRELEARLADPPAELGREGIVDLSRHHTQVGDEIGKRMERWEELQKLIEEASQADGAGA; translated from the coding sequence ATGCAGCACTCCGATATGTCGCTTCAGATACGGAATCTCTCGAAATCGTTCAGCGTCCGGACCCTGTTCCGGAACGTGACGTTCGTCGTCAACCCCGGCGAGCGCATCGCCCTCGTCGGCCACAACGGCTCGGGCAAATCGACGCTGATGCGCATCATTCGCGGCGTCGAGACGGCCGACGACGGCGCGGTCACCCGGCCTCGCGAGACACGGGTCGGATATCTGCCGCAGGAGATCTTTCTCGAGAACGATCCCGAGTGGGGCGAGGCGGGCGTCGACGCGACCCTCTGGACGCTCGCCGCGCAGGCGTTTTCCGGCCTCCAGCAGATCCGGGACGAGATCGCCGTCGTCGAGGAGCGTATCTCGGCCGGCGATATATCTGCGGCTATACATGACCGACACCACAGCCTGCTGGCACGTTTCGACCGCGCCGGCGGATACACTTGGCAGGCGCGCACCATCAGGATCCTGAAGGGACTCGGCTTTCCCGAGGAACGATTTCACGACCCCCTGAAGACGTTTTCCGGCGGCTGGCAGATGCGTGCGTATTTTGCGCGTCTCCTGCTGAGCGAGCCCGATTACCTGCTGCTCGACGAGCCGACGAACTACCTCGACATCTCCTCGATCGCCTTCCTCGAGGAGTATCTCGCGTCGTATCCGGGCGGGATCCTGATGGTCTCCCACGACCGCTACTTCCTCGACAAGCTTGCCGACTCGGTCGTCGCACTGATGCCAGAGGGGGCCCGCACCTGGCGGGGCAACTACACCGACTTCCTCGAGGCCCGCGAACAATGGGCCCGCGAGGCAGCCGCCGCGCAGGACCGCCAGGACCGCGAGCGGAAGCGGGTGCAGGATTTCATCGAACGGTTTCGCTATAAGGCGTCGAAAGCCTCCCAGGTGCAGAGCCGCATCAAACAGCTCGAGAAGATCGATCGCATCGACCAGGCGCGTGCGGCCCCCAAGCTCGATTTCGACTTCCCGCCGTGCCCCGAAAGCGGGGAGCTCGTCGCGAAGGCCGAGAAGATCGGCCGCCGGTACGGCGACCACGTGGTGCTCGAAGGGCTCGATTTTACGATCAGGCGAGGCGACCGGCTTGCGATCATCGGCGAAAACGGCGCCGGCAAGACGACGCTCATGCGCATCCTGGCCGGCCAGGACGCCGCCCACGCGGGCCGCGTCGAGTGGGGCTACAAGGTCCGGTTCGGGTACTTCGCGCAGGACGAGGAGATCAGCTTCGAACCCGAAGAGACGATCTGGAACCGCATGCTTCGAGACGCCCCGTTCGACATGGTTCCGCAGCTCCGCAGCCTTCTCGGCGTGTTCCTGTTCTCGGGAGACGATGTCGAGAAACCCGTGAGAGTTCTCTCCGGCGGCGAGAAGAGCCGCTTGGGCCTGGCCCGCCTGATGCTGCGACCGTGCAATCTTCTGATGCTCGATGAGCCGACGAATCACCTCGATATCTCGAGCCGCGAAGCGCTGCTGGAAGCGCTCGACGCATTTCCCGGAACGCTTATCATCGTTTCGCATGACCGGTTCTTTCTCGATTGCCTCGCGACACGCATCCTCGCGATCCGCGACGGAAAGGCCTTCCTCTACGAGGGCAACTACAGCCAGTATCTCTGGTCGATGTCTCACCGCATGGCTGAACGTGAGACGGTTGCGCCCCTCGGAGGAACGGCGGCGACCGAAAGCGATTCAGGCAAGGACGATGCCCGTGAGGCCTGGAAGGAGCGGAAACGGCAGACGAACCAGCGGCAGCGGTGGGAGCGCGAACTCCGAGAGGTCGAAGACGCGATCAACGCCCTCGAGACCCGACAACGGGAACTCGAGGCCCGACTTGCCGACCCGCCCGCCGAACTCGGCCGGGAGGGAATCGTCGACCTTTCACGGCATCACACCCAGGTCGGCGACGAGATCGGGAAGCGCATGGAGCGCTGGGAAGAACTTCAGAAACTGATCGAGGAGGCGTCGCAGGCCGACGGCGCCGGGGCGTAA
- the clpS gene encoding ATP-dependent Clp protease adapter ClpS yields MAGTNARPDQELLEKTRHKVDEPPMFRVFLLNDDYTTMEFVIEVLQKVFHKSTMDATQIMLHVHRNGRGLAGVYVRDIAETKVETVKVMARERGFPLQCAMEKV; encoded by the coding sequence ATGGCGGGAACGAATGCACGTCCCGATCAGGAACTGCTCGAAAAGACGAGGCACAAGGTCGATGAGCCTCCGATGTTCCGGGTGTTCCTGCTGAACGACGATTACACGACGATGGAGTTCGTCATCGAAGTGCTTCAGAAAGTGTTCCACAAATCGACCATGGATGCCACGCAGATCATGCTTCACGTGCATCGCAACGGACGAGGGCTCGCCGGGGTGTACGTGCGGGATATCGCCGAAACCAAGGTCGAGACCGTGAAAGTGATGGCCCGCGAGAGGGGTTTCCCCCTCCAGTGCGCGATGGAGAAAGTCTGA
- the clpA gene encoding ATP-dependent Clp protease ATP-binding subunit ClpA, with translation MPKIQRDLEITLHSVIREASDRRDEYLTPEHILYGCLFDGLGREILRACGGNIDRMKKALEDFFADKVPKLPADSDLDPQPSVGFERVIQRALLHVQAAEKEEADAGDILAAILQEPDSHAVKILTVEEISRLDILEYISHGVSKADEYDEPESRGGTENGEEPLTGGEEHAGGEEAGEKPVKDPLGQFAQCLNEKAAAGQIDPLVGRHSELQRAITVLARRRKNNVVFVGEPGVGKTAIVEGLARMIQEEKVPPTLAGFRVFALDMGALLAGTRYRGDFEARLKAVIKALEKQEKVILFVDEIHTIVGAGSVSGGSMDAANLLKPLLNSGRVRCIGTSTYEEFKNHFEKDRAFARRFQKIDLAEPTKAEALRVLHGLRGSYETFHGVTYTNAALKAAVDLAARHLTEKFLPDKAIDLIDEAAALLKLSPKYEKRKTVRVRDIEKAVSRMARIPAARVSTSDADRLKALDDVLRGVIFGQDEAIKALVTCIKRSRAGLGGERRPVGCFLFAGPTGVGKTEVSRQMAQALGVSFLRFDMSEYMEKHAVSRLIGAPPGYVGFEQGGQLTDAIRKQPNCVLLLDEIEKAHQDIYGILLQVMDDATLTDNTGRKADFRHVILVMTSNAGAREMSKGAIGFGDQSGHVQWRGREAVEKAFSPEFRNRLDAIIHFNALNRDVMRRIVDKLIGELNRQLAEKKVNLVISDALRDHLAVKGHDPRFGARPLGRVIQREIKDELADRILFGELKNGGTARLDIADGNITFACTPADPGCG, from the coding sequence ATGCCGAAGATTCAGCGTGACCTCGAAATAACGCTTCATTCCGTCATCCGGGAAGCGAGCGACCGGCGCGACGAGTATCTGACGCCGGAGCACATCCTCTACGGCTGCCTGTTCGACGGTCTTGGCCGGGAGATACTGCGCGCGTGCGGGGGAAACATCGACCGCATGAAGAAGGCACTCGAAGACTTCTTCGCGGACAAGGTGCCGAAACTGCCGGCCGACTCCGACCTCGATCCCCAGCCGAGCGTGGGCTTCGAGCGGGTCATCCAGCGCGCTCTCCTGCACGTGCAGGCCGCCGAGAAGGAAGAGGCCGACGCGGGTGATATCCTTGCCGCTATTCTTCAGGAACCCGACTCCCATGCCGTGAAAATTCTGACGGTCGAGGAGATCTCCCGACTGGATATTCTTGAGTATATTTCGCATGGCGTGTCGAAGGCCGACGAGTATGACGAGCCGGAGAGCCGCGGCGGAACCGAAAACGGCGAAGAGCCGCTGACCGGCGGCGAGGAGCACGCGGGAGGCGAGGAAGCCGGTGAAAAGCCGGTGAAGGACCCGCTGGGCCAGTTCGCCCAGTGTCTGAACGAGAAGGCCGCCGCCGGCCAGATCGATCCGCTGGTCGGCAGGCATTCCGAACTGCAGCGCGCCATCACGGTGCTCGCGCGCCGGCGGAAGAACAACGTCGTATTCGTCGGCGAGCCCGGGGTGGGCAAGACGGCGATCGTCGAAGGCCTGGCCCGGATGATCCAGGAGGAAAAGGTGCCTCCGACGCTGGCCGGCTTCCGCGTCTTCGCCCTCGACATGGGCGCCCTGCTCGCGGGAACGCGGTACCGCGGCGATTTCGAGGCGCGGCTGAAAGCCGTCATCAAGGCGCTCGAGAAGCAGGAGAAGGTCATCCTGTTCGTCGACGAGATTCACACGATCGTCGGCGCCGGCTCGGTGAGCGGCGGCTCGATGGACGCGGCGAACCTGCTCAAGCCCCTGCTGAACAGCGGACGTGTGCGATGCATCGGCACGAGCACCTACGAGGAGTTCAAAAACCATTTCGAGAAGGACCGTGCCTTCGCGCGCCGGTTCCAGAAAATCGACCTTGCCGAGCCGACGAAGGCCGAAGCGCTGCGCGTGCTGCACGGACTTCGTGGTTCATACGAGACGTTCCATGGCGTGACGTATACGAATGCGGCCCTGAAGGCCGCGGTCGATCTGGCGGCGCGGCATCTCACCGAGAAGTTCCTGCCCGACAAGGCGATCGACCTGATCGACGAGGCGGCCGCCCTGCTCAAGCTGTCGCCGAAATACGAGAAGCGAAAGACCGTCCGCGTGCGCGATATCGAAAAGGCCGTCTCGCGCATGGCGCGGATTCCCGCCGCCCGCGTCTCGACGTCGGACGCCGATCGGCTCAAGGCGCTCGACGACGTCCTTCGCGGCGTCATCTTCGGCCAGGACGAGGCCATCAAGGCCCTCGTGACCTGCATCAAGCGCTCGCGCGCCGGCCTCGGCGGCGAGCGGAGGCCGGTGGGCTGCTTCCTGTTCGCCGGCCCGACGGGCGTCGGCAAGACCGAAGTCTCGCGCCAGATGGCGCAGGCGCTCGGCGTCTCGTTCCTGCGATTCGATATGAGCGAGTATATGGAAAAGCACGCCGTCTCACGTCTGATCGGCGCGCCTCCCGGCTACGTCGGCTTCGAGCAGGGCGGCCAGCTCACCGACGCGATCCGCAAACAGCCGAACTGCGTCCTGCTCCTCGACGAGATCGAGAAAGCGCATCAGGATATATATGGAATACTATTGCAGGTGATGGACGACGCGACCCTCACCGACAACACCGGCCGCAAGGCCGATTTCCGCCACGTCATCCTCGTGATGACCTCGAACGCCGGCGCACGCGAGATGAGCAAGGGGGCGATCGGCTTCGGCGACCAGAGCGGCCACGTCCAGTGGCGCGGTCGCGAGGCGGTGGAAAAGGCGTTCAGCCCCGAGTTCCGCAACCGGCTCGACGCCATCATCCACTTCAACGCCCTCAACCGCGACGTCATGCGGCGCATCGTCGACAAGCTGATCGGCGAGTTGAACCGCCAGCTGGCCGAGAAGAAGGTGAACCTGGTGATCTCCGACGCCCTGCGCGACCATCTCGCCGTGAAGGGCCACGACCCGCGTTTCGGCGCCCGCCCCCTCGGCCGCGTCATCCAGCGCGAGATCAAGGACGAGCTCGCCGACCGTATCCTGTTTGGCGAACTGAAAAACGGCGGCACCGCCCGCCTCGACATCGCCGACGGCAACATCACCTTCGCCTGTACGCCCGCCGACCCGGGGTGTGGGTAA